A genome region from Saccharicrinis carchari includes the following:
- the asnS gene encoding asparagine--tRNA ligase — translation MRRSKVAHLLKETGFGKEVNVKGWVRTRRGNKFVNFIALNDGSSIHNLQIVADTTKFGDELLRRIATGSAISVNGTLNESEGSGQNVEIQAAEIEVIGECSPDHYPLQPKKHSLEFLREIAHLRFRTNTFGAITRVRHAMIFAVHQFFSNKGFYNIHTPIITASDAEGAGEMFRVTTLDLNNPPKTEDGEIDYSQDFFGKSTHLTVSGQLEGELAAMGMSDIYTFGPTFRAENSNTTRHLAEFWMIEPEMAFYDLNDNMDLAEEFTKYLINYALAHCAEDLAFLSKRLQEEEKNKKADERSMELLEKLRFVVENDYARITYSEAIDILMNSKPHKKGKFQYQITGFGSDLQAEHERFLVEKHFKKPVILTDYPMSIKAFYMKQSDDGKTVRAMDVLFPQIGEIIGGSQREDNYDKLLERMRVLNLPEKEMYWYLDTRRFGSVPHSGFGLGFERLMLFVTGMTNIRDVIPFPRSPKNAEF, via the coding sequence ATTCGCAGATCAAAAGTAGCCCACCTTCTGAAAGAAACAGGATTTGGTAAAGAAGTAAATGTAAAAGGATGGGTGAGAACCCGAAGAGGCAATAAGTTTGTTAATTTTATCGCGCTTAACGATGGCTCGTCTATTCATAACCTGCAGATTGTTGCCGACACTACAAAATTTGGGGATGAGCTGCTCCGTCGCATCGCTACAGGTTCTGCTATTTCGGTAAATGGTACATTGAACGAGTCGGAAGGGAGTGGTCAAAATGTGGAGATACAAGCCGCTGAAATCGAAGTTATCGGCGAATGCAGTCCCGATCATTATCCGCTTCAGCCCAAAAAACATTCGCTGGAGTTTTTGCGTGAAATTGCGCACCTGCGTTTCCGTACCAATACCTTTGGCGCTATAACGCGGGTTCGTCATGCAATGATTTTTGCAGTGCACCAGTTCTTTTCAAATAAAGGATTTTATAATATTCATACCCCCATTATTACTGCCTCCGATGCCGAAGGAGCCGGCGAAATGTTTAGGGTAACCACACTCGATTTAAATAATCCACCGAAAACGGAGGATGGAGAAATTGATTATAGTCAGGATTTCTTCGGTAAATCTACCCATCTTACCGTATCCGGCCAGTTAGAGGGAGAATTGGCCGCCATGGGTATGTCCGATATTTATACCTTTGGACCCACCTTTAGGGCCGAAAACTCGAATACAACACGCCACCTGGCAGAGTTTTGGATGATTGAACCCGAAATGGCCTTTTACGACCTGAACGACAATATGGATTTGGCCGAGGAGTTTACCAAATACCTGATAAATTATGCCTTGGCGCATTGTGCCGAAGATTTGGCCTTTTTGAGCAAGCGTTTACAGGAGGAAGAAAAAAACAAAAAAGCCGACGAGCGTTCGATGGAACTGTTGGAGAAACTGCGATTTGTGGTAGAGAACGATTACGCACGTATTACGTACTCCGAGGCTATTGATATATTAATGAACTCCAAGCCACATAAAAAAGGTAAATTTCAATATCAGATTACGGGTTTCGGAAGCGATTTGCAGGCCGAGCATGAACGCTTTTTGGTGGAGAAACATTTTAAAAAGCCGGTTATCCTTACAGATTATCCTATGTCGATTAAGGCTTTTTATATGAAACAGAGCGACGACGGTAAAACAGTAAGAGCCATGGACGTGCTTTTCCCACAGATAGGCGAGATCATCGGTGGTTCACAGCGCGAAGATAATTATGATAAATTACTGGAGCGTATGCGAGTACTTAATTTGCCCGAAAAAGAGATGTATTGGTATTTGGATACACGCCGTTTTGGTTCGGTTCCACATAGTGGGTTTGGACTGGGATTTGAACGTTTAATGCTTTTTGTAACCGGGATGACTAATATCCGTGACGTAATACCCTTCCCGCGTTCACCCAAAAATGCAGAGTTTTAG
- the rsfS gene encoding ribosome silencing factor has translation MTEQENKLTEQLVDAVVGGIQEQKGTNIAILDMRKIEGSICQYFIICDGGSNTQVDAISDSVYDYVSKKLDQKPYHIEGKENAEWVLVDYVDVVVHIFQQPTRAFYNLEGLWADAKRTNIENLF, from the coding sequence ATGACAGAACAGGAGAACAAGCTAACTGAACAATTGGTAGATGCAGTTGTTGGGGGTATTCAAGAGCAAAAGGGCACAAATATTGCTATCCTCGACATGCGTAAAATAGAGGGCAGCATTTGCCAATATTTTATTATTTGCGATGGTGGCAGCAACACCCAAGTAGATGCAATTAGCGATTCAGTTTATGATTATGTGAGCAAAAAACTGGATCAAAAACCTTATCACATCGAAGGAAAAGAAAATGCAGAATGGGTTTTAGTGGACTATGTGGATGTTGTAGTTCATATATTTCAGCAACCCACACGCGCTTTTTACAACCTGGAAGGTTTGTGGGCTGATGCCAAACGAACCAACATCGAGAATTTATTTTAA
- the ftsH gene encoding ATP-dependent zinc metalloprotease FtsH yields MSEEQKLKKEPVKETGGNTNPKFPKFNGYWIYGIILLLLISFFMVKQEGVVKKMPYSKFIEKVLPSGDIEMLTVITNENALEVVIKKNKLENYKDEFGDTYSTLTEGTPHFFVKVPSVDSFVEDLRRVEQSQNISIPNTYDQRSNYFNEVLGFLWPLLLLLIIWIFIFRKMGAQGGAGGAGNIFNVGKSRAKIFDKEAEIKVNFTDVAGLAEAKQELEEIVEFLKKPEKFTNLGGKIPKGALLVGPPGTGKTLLAKAIAGEANVPFFSMSGSDFVEMFVGVGASRVRDLFKKAKEKAPCIVFIDEIDAIGRARGKNPNMGGNDERENTLNQLLTEMDGFGTNSGVILLAATNRADILDRALMRAGRFDRQIHVELPDIKERKQIFEVHLRPLKLSKEVKSSFLAKQTPGFSGADIANVCNEAALIAARGDKEIVEKEDFLNAVDRIVGGLEKKNKIISKDEKKAIAYHEAGHAATSWLLEHAHPLVKVTIVPRGKALGAAWYLPEERQLTTTEQMLDEICSALAGRAAEELEFGKISTGALNDLEKVTKQAYAMVTYYGMGKKLGNVSYFDSRGQNEYGFTKPYSEETAQAIDQEVSAIIEEQYQRAKKILMENKDKHAQLANLLLEREVIFSEDLEAIFGKRVNKHVIQFDENGGNVDEDDNGKKESSAGKGTAAENKDTIEPENKKQPL; encoded by the coding sequence ATGAGCGAAGAGCAAAAACTAAAGAAAGAACCCGTTAAGGAAACCGGAGGTAATACCAATCCTAAGTTTCCTAAGTTTAACGGGTATTGGATATACGGCATCATCTTACTTTTATTGATTTCATTTTTTATGGTGAAACAGGAGGGTGTAGTAAAAAAAATGCCGTATAGTAAGTTTATCGAAAAAGTATTGCCTTCGGGTGATATTGAAATGCTTACTGTTATTACCAATGAAAACGCCTTAGAGGTGGTCATCAAAAAAAACAAACTCGAAAATTACAAAGATGAGTTTGGCGACACCTATTCTACTTTAACCGAAGGCACACCCCACTTTTTTGTTAAAGTACCATCGGTAGATAGTTTTGTAGAAGACTTGCGCCGTGTTGAACAGAGCCAAAACATTTCGATACCCAATACCTACGACCAGCGATCGAATTATTTTAACGAAGTACTGGGCTTTTTATGGCCATTGCTATTGCTACTTATCATCTGGATTTTTATTTTCAGGAAGATGGGAGCCCAGGGTGGAGCCGGTGGAGCCGGAAATATTTTTAATGTAGGTAAGTCCAGAGCGAAAATTTTTGACAAGGAAGCCGAGATAAAGGTAAACTTTACCGATGTAGCCGGTTTGGCCGAGGCCAAGCAGGAACTGGAAGAGATAGTAGAGTTTTTAAAGAAACCGGAAAAATTTACCAACCTGGGAGGTAAAATACCTAAGGGAGCCCTTTTAGTGGGCCCTCCCGGAACAGGTAAAACATTGCTAGCCAAAGCCATTGCGGGCGAAGCTAACGTACCCTTCTTTAGCATGTCAGGATCAGATTTCGTGGAGATGTTTGTAGGCGTGGGTGCCTCACGTGTGCGCGACCTGTTTAAAAAAGCCAAGGAAAAAGCACCCTGCATCGTTTTTATTGACGAGATAGATGCCATAGGGCGTGCACGAGGCAAAAACCCCAACATGGGGGGTAACGACGAACGCGAAAACACCTTGAACCAGCTACTAACCGAGATGGACGGTTTTGGCACCAACTCTGGCGTAATACTATTAGCAGCCACTAACCGTGCCGATATCTTGGACAGGGCCCTGATGAGGGCGGGCCGTTTCGACAGACAAATTCATGTAGAACTTCCTGACATTAAGGAACGTAAGCAAATTTTTGAAGTACATTTACGTCCGCTTAAATTATCTAAGGAAGTAAAGTCATCATTCCTGGCCAAGCAAACACCCGGTTTTTCGGGAGCCGACATAGCCAATGTATGCAACGAAGCGGCATTAATAGCAGCACGTGGAGATAAGGAGATAGTTGAAAAAGAAGATTTTTTAAATGCTGTAGACAGAATAGTGGGCGGTCTGGAAAAGAAAAATAAGATTATATCTAAGGACGAGAAAAAAGCCATTGCGTATCACGAGGCAGGCCATGCGGCAACAAGTTGGCTCCTGGAACATGCCCACCCACTGGTAAAAGTAACCATCGTGCCACGCGGAAAAGCATTGGGTGCAGCCTGGTATCTTCCCGAAGAACGGCAGCTCACCACCACGGAGCAAATGTTAGACGAAATATGTTCGGCATTAGCTGGAAGAGCAGCCGAAGAGTTAGAGTTTGGCAAAATATCCACCGGAGCACTTAACGATCTGGAAAAAGTAACCAAACAGGCTTACGCAATGGTAACCTATTATGGCATGGGTAAAAAACTGGGCAATGTTAGTTATTTTGATTCGAGAGGACAAAACGAATACGGTTTTACAAAGCCGTACAGCGAAGAAACCGCACAAGCCATAGACCAGGAGGTATCGGCCATTATTGAAGAACAGTACCAGCGTGCCAAAAAAATACTCATGGAAAACAAGGATAAACATGCCCAGTTGGCCAATTTATTGTTGGAACGCGAAGTTATCTTTAGTGAAGATCTGGAAGCTATCTTTGGAAAACGTGTAAACAAGCACGTTATTCAGTTTGATGAAAACGGGGGCAATGTGGACGAAGATGATAATGGTAAAAAAGAAAGCAGCGCTGGTAAAGGCACAGCAGCGGAAAATAAAGATACCATAGAGCCGGAAAACAAAAAACAACCTTTATAG
- a CDS encoding biotin--[acetyl-CoA-carboxylase] ligase yields MSNIKYFNILRFPALASTNQTLKSLHQTDPMEEYTVVVCDSQTAGKGQAGNHWESEAGKNLTFSILLKPAYVQIQDQFLISKAVSLGILDALKTYSSGFTIKWPNDIYYQDKKVGGILIENALYQNRIGTSVVGIGLNVNQTVFVSDAPNPVSLKAIRGKALDPGKLLNQILPNIVKYLDTLRTAGPDSVNRLYLAQLYRKNGLYCYRDENGEFKARITGINDYGHMLLKTDEGQRRSYAFKEVEFVMRD; encoded by the coding sequence ATGTCAAACATTAAGTATTTTAATATATTACGATTCCCGGCCCTGGCATCTACCAACCAAACGCTTAAGTCGCTACATCAAACGGATCCTATGGAGGAGTATACTGTTGTGGTGTGCGATAGCCAAACCGCTGGCAAAGGGCAGGCCGGAAACCACTGGGAAAGCGAAGCCGGAAAAAACCTTACCTTCAGTATCTTGCTTAAACCGGCTTATGTGCAAATACAAGACCAGTTTCTGATTTCAAAAGCGGTTTCCTTAGGCATACTGGATGCTTTAAAGACTTATTCTTCTGGTTTTACGATAAAATGGCCTAACGATATTTATTATCAGGATAAAAAAGTAGGAGGTATTTTAATTGAAAATGCCCTCTACCAAAATAGAATTGGTACTTCGGTGGTGGGTATAGGTTTAAATGTTAATCAAACCGTTTTTGTAAGTGATGCACCTAATCCGGTTTCATTAAAAGCTATAAGGGGTAAAGCGTTGGATCCGGGTAAGTTGTTGAACCAAATTTTACCCAACATTGTAAAATACCTGGATACCTTAAGAACCGCAGGTCCCGATTCTGTTAACAGGCTGTACTTAGCGCAACTATACCGGAAAAATGGCCTTTATTGCTATAGAGATGAAAATGGTGAATTTAAAGCACGTATTACCGGCATTAACGATTATGGACATATGCTTTTAAAAACAGATGAGGGCCAACGTCGCAGCTATGCTTTTAAAGAGGTGGAATTTGTTATGCGAGATTAA
- a CDS encoding phosphatidate cytidylyltransferase, with translation MSNFWQRLLTGLLFVIVVAGGIYYHPLTYFAIFFLVIIAGVYELNTFLSKAGIKIDFISTLGIAIFGYVAFFLVHSGISKASIYYLFIPLVSVLFIRELFKDIITPFTNIGAGLLCALYIGAPFALMHSLAFTHGNYNFKLPLSVFILVWINDTGAYLSGVSIGRHKFFKRISPKKTWEGTIGGFVITLLAAYVISLFWDDLNGIQWVVFGGIISVMAVLGDLIESMFKRCINIKDSGSFFPGHGGLLDRFDAVIFALPMAVFYIEFFVR, from the coding sequence ATGAGTAATTTTTGGCAGCGCCTGCTTACGGGCCTTCTATTTGTGATTGTAGTGGCAGGCGGAATATATTATCATCCACTCACTTATTTCGCGATATTTTTTCTGGTGATTATAGCCGGTGTGTATGAGCTGAATACATTTTTATCGAAAGCCGGCATAAAAATAGATTTTATAAGCACCCTGGGCATTGCTATCTTTGGCTACGTAGCCTTTTTTTTGGTACATTCCGGCATTTCAAAAGCTTCTATTTATTACTTATTTATCCCATTGGTATCCGTACTTTTTATTAGGGAGTTGTTTAAGGACATCATTACACCTTTTACAAATATAGGAGCCGGACTGTTGTGCGCCCTGTATATTGGAGCACCCTTTGCCTTAATGCACAGTTTGGCTTTTACACATGGTAACTATAACTTCAAATTACCCCTATCGGTTTTTATTTTAGTATGGATAAACGATACCGGTGCATATTTGTCGGGGGTAAGCATTGGCAGGCACAAGTTTTTTAAACGCATATCGCCTAAAAAAACATGGGAAGGAACTATTGGTGGTTTTGTGATTACCCTACTTGCTGCCTATGTTATTTCCTTATTCTGGGATGATTTAAACGGGATACAGTGGGTGGTTTTTGGTGGGATAATATCCGTGATGGCCGTGTTGGGCGATTTAATAGAGTCGATGTTTAAGCGCTGTATTAACATCAAAGATTCGGGTTCTTTTTTTCCCGGACACGGCGGACTCTTAGACCGTTTTGATGCGGTAATATTTGCCTTACCTATGGCGGTATTTTACATTGAGTTTTTTGTGCGGTAG
- a CDS encoding NUDIX hydrolase, whose protein sequence is MYKVFFKDRIVLLTDDIERDLSADFGGIFKYSNQKELHDFILNFERREEISKAFIYHHNLEELMVEFTKCFKRVDAAGGVVFNAENKILLIHRLGVWDLPKGKAENGELMKETALREVEEECGIAPLQIIKDLSPTYHTYRQKGELILKKTYWYQMKYLGNRTPQPQTEEDITQTVWRSVNQMDEIYRNTYASIKEVLAEVNLK, encoded by the coding sequence ATGTATAAAGTTTTTTTTAAGGATAGAATAGTTTTGTTGACCGACGATATAGAACGCGACTTAAGTGCCGATTTTGGCGGTATATTTAAATATTCTAATCAAAAAGAGTTGCACGATTTTATATTGAATTTTGAGAGACGTGAAGAAATAAGTAAAGCTTTTATTTATCATCACAACCTTGAAGAGCTAATGGTGGAATTTACCAAATGTTTTAAACGGGTTGATGCAGCGGGAGGCGTAGTGTTTAATGCCGAAAACAAGATATTGCTTATCCATCGTTTGGGCGTATGGGATTTACCCAAGGGCAAGGCCGAAAATGGAGAGTTGATGAAAGAGACGGCTCTTCGGGAAGTGGAGGAGGAGTGTGGCATAGCACCCCTGCAGATTATAAAGGACTTAAGTCCCACCTATCATACCTATCGGCAGAAAGGGGAGTTGATATTAAAAAAAACGTATTGGTATCAAATGAAGTACCTGGGCAACAGGACTCCGCAGCCGCAAACCGAGGAAGATATAACGCAAACGGTATGGAGGTCTGTCAACCAAATGGATGAGATATACCGCAACACTTATGCCAGTATAAAGGAAGTGTTGGCCGAGGTAAATCTGAAATGA
- the pyrE gene encoding orotate phosphoribosyltransferase: MENTSEKIAEQLLQIKAIKLQPTNPFTWASGWHSPIYCDNRKTLSYPDVRNYIKLQFVDMVNKLYPQADVIAGVATGAIAQGALVADVLKKPFVYIRSSAKGHGMENLIEGDITPGSKVVVVEDLISTGGSSLKAVEELRKAGCEVLGMVAIFTYGFKTAEENFSKKAVKLNTLSSYQALIQVAAATGYVSEEDVKTLSNWRLNPANWGK, from the coding sequence ATGGAAAATACATCTGAAAAAATAGCTGAACAATTGCTACAAATTAAGGCAATTAAATTACAACCAACAAACCCATTTACCTGGGCTTCGGGCTGGCATTCGCCCATTTATTGCGACAACCGGAAAACCTTGTCGTACCCCGATGTTCGTAATTATATCAAATTGCAATTTGTTGATATGGTAAATAAACTGTATCCCCAGGCGGATGTAATTGCCGGAGTGGCTACCGGAGCCATAGCGCAGGGTGCTTTGGTGGCCGATGTTCTAAAAAAACCTTTTGTTTACATCCGATCGTCGGCCAAAGGACACGGCATGGAGAACCTGATTGAAGGCGATATTACCCCGGGCAGTAAAGTGGTGGTGGTGGAAGATTTGATATCAACCGGCGGAAGCAGTCTGAAAGCGGTAGAAGAACTGCGCAAGGCCGGCTGCGAGGTATTAGGTATGGTGGCTATATTTACCTATGGTTTTAAAACAGCCGAAGAAAACTTTAGTAAAAAGGCTGTCAAACTGAACACGCTGAGTTCGTACCAGGCTTTAATACAAGTAGCAGCTGCAACGGGTTATGTGTCGGAAGAGGATGTAAAAACATTGAGCAACTGGAGATTAAACCCTGCCAATTGGGGAAAATAA
- a CDS encoding SRPBCC family protein — protein MTTFESDIKSAPHDQEKIFSFISNFNNFKNLVPQDKIKDWQSTEETCRFKVDGIGEAGLKIIDKEPCKTIKYSTDGKVPFNFFLWVQLIQLADKDTRIKLTLKAELNPMMKMMVTKPINKFLNLLGDSIAGHHYD, from the coding sequence ATGACAACATTCGAAAGCGACATTAAAAGTGCCCCGCACGATCAGGAAAAAATTTTTTCTTTTATCTCCAACTTTAATAATTTTAAAAATCTGGTTCCTCAGGATAAAATAAAAGATTGGCAAAGTACGGAAGAAACCTGTCGCTTTAAAGTGGATGGCATTGGTGAGGCAGGGCTTAAAATAATTGATAAAGAGCCCTGCAAAACCATTAAATATTCTACCGACGGAAAAGTACCTTTTAATTTTTTCCTTTGGGTACAGCTTATACAGTTGGCCGATAAGGATACCCGAATAAAATTAACCTTGAAAGCCGAATTAAACCCCATGATGAAAATGATGGTGACCAAGCCAATAAATAAATTTTTAAATCTGCTGGGCGATTCCATTGCCGGGCATCACTATGATTAA
- the ilvC gene encoding ketol-acid reductoisomerase encodes MTNYFNTLPLREQLNQLGICEFMDSSEFTDGVEKLKGKKIVIVGCGAQGLNQGLNMRDSGLDVSYTLRPGAIKEKRQSWKNATENNFKVGTYEEMVPTADLVINLTPDKQHTAVVTEVMPLMKNGSTLSYSHGFNIVEEGMQIRKDITVIMVAPKSPGSEVREEYKRGFGVPTLIAVHPENDPNGDGLEIAKAYAVGTGGHHAGVLLSSFVAEVKSDLMGEQTILCGLLQTGSILSFNKMVEKGIDKGYASKLIQYGWEVITEALKIGGITNMMDRLSNPAKIEAFKLAEELKDIMRPLFQKHMDDIMSGKFSATMMEDWANDDKNLLAWRAETGETEFEKTPAADVEISEQEYFDHGTLLVAFVKSGVELAFETMTEAGIKEESAYYESLHETPLIANTIARKKLFEMNRVISDTAEYGCYLFDHACKPLLTDFMSKVDTRLIGENFNAGVDAGVGNKELVEINEAIRFHDVEMIGAELRDAMTAMKEIL; translated from the coding sequence ATGACGAATTATTTTAACACATTACCTTTGCGAGAGCAGTTGAACCAGCTGGGTATTTGTGAATTTATGGACAGCTCGGAATTTACCGATGGGGTTGAAAAACTAAAAGGCAAAAAAATAGTGATTGTAGGGTGCGGTGCACAGGGATTAAATCAGGGACTAAACATGCGCGATTCAGGTTTGGATGTTTCTTATACCTTGCGTCCGGGTGCCATCAAGGAGAAGCGCCAGTCGTGGAAAAATGCCACCGAAAATAACTTTAAGGTAGGTACTTACGAAGAAATGGTTCCTACTGCCGATTTGGTTATAAACCTAACCCCCGATAAACAACACACGGCTGTAGTAACCGAAGTGATGCCCTTAATGAAAAATGGATCCACTCTTTCCTATTCGCATGGTTTTAATATTGTGGAGGAGGGAATGCAGATTCGTAAAGATATTACCGTTATTATGGTAGCGCCTAAATCACCCGGATCGGAAGTTCGCGAGGAGTACAAACGCGGTTTTGGTGTACCTACCCTTATTGCAGTACATCCCGAAAACGACCCGAATGGCGACGGCCTGGAGATTGCGAAAGCTTACGCTGTGGGTACAGGCGGGCATCATGCCGGCGTACTGCTTTCTTCGTTTGTGGCGGAGGTAAAATCGGACTTAATGGGAGAGCAAACCATATTGTGCGGATTGTTACAAACCGGTTCTATCCTGTCGTTCAATAAAATGGTTGAAAAGGGTATAGATAAAGGATATGCTTCTAAGCTTATTCAATATGGCTGGGAAGTAATTACCGAAGCACTAAAAATTGGAGGTATCACCAATATGATGGATCGCCTTTCGAACCCGGCCAAAATAGAAGCGTTTAAATTAGCCGAGGAACTGAAAGATATTATGCGTCCGTTATTCCAAAAACATATGGATGACATCATGAGTGGAAAGTTTTCTGCTACTATGATGGAAGATTGGGCCAACGACGATAAAAACTTACTGGCCTGGCGTGCAGAAACAGGTGAAACAGAATTTGAAAAAACACCTGCCGCGGATGTAGAAATAAGCGAGCAGGAATATTTCGACCATGGCACTTTGCTGGTCGCTTTTGTGAAGTCCGGTGTGGAACTCGCTTTTGAAACAATGACCGAAGCCGGCATAAAAGAAGAAAGTGCCTATTACGAGTCGCTACACGAAACTCCGCTGATTGCCAATACCATTGCACGTAAAAAATTGTTTGAGATGAACCGGGTGATTTCCGATACCGCAGAGTACGGATGCTATTTGTTCGACCATGCTTGTAAACCCCTGTTAACGGATTTTATGTCGAAAGTGGATACCCGGCTTATCGGTGAAAATTTTAATGCGGGTGTTGATGCCGGAGTGGGCAATAAAGAACTGGTGGAGATTAATGAGGCCATACGTTTTCATGATGTTGAAATGATAGGCGCCGAGTTGCGCGATGCCATGACCGCTATGAAAGAAATTTTGTAG
- the rpoN gene encoding RNA polymerase factor sigma-54, producing MLKQSLQQKMLQKLSPLQIQVIKLLEIPAAQLEQRIKKEIEENPVLELDGEGRDKDDAEEPEVKEQESEKDELSIDDYIQDEDIPAYKLQARNFSKDDKHEDIPFSDGTTFHEHLSRQLDMRMFSERQLLIAEQIVGNIDEDGYLRREIEEIIDDIAFGQNIEVEEDEALEVLKVIHDFEPPGVGARDLQECLLLQLEKKDRTFPALNNAYHIIKNHFDEFTKKHYDKITKRLNLDDDEIKDAMDEILRLNPKPGSSYSNPVHKAIQYIIPDFILEMKDGEPQLSLNTRNVPELRISRTYANMLQDYSANKKNRSQDKKEAVMFVKQKLDSAKWFIDAIKQRQNTLMLTMNAILTYQKEYFIEGDETKLRPMILKDIAEITDLDISTISRVSNSKYIQTHFGIFPLKFFFSEGMQTDTGEEVSTREIKKILSDCIENEDKKKPLTDDKLALILKEKSYNIARRTVAKYREQLNIPVARLRKEL from the coding sequence ATGTTAAAACAGAGCTTACAACAAAAGATGCTTCAGAAATTGTCACCCTTACAAATACAGGTGATAAAGTTACTGGAGATTCCTGCGGCGCAACTTGAGCAACGTATCAAAAAGGAGATTGAAGAAAATCCGGTCTTGGAGCTTGATGGCGAAGGGCGCGACAAGGATGATGCCGAAGAGCCCGAGGTAAAAGAGCAGGAAAGCGAAAAAGATGAACTCTCCATCGACGATTATATACAGGACGAAGATATACCGGCTTATAAATTGCAGGCACGAAATTTCTCGAAAGACGATAAACACGAAGATATCCCGTTTTCCGACGGAACTACTTTTCATGAGCACCTAAGCAGGCAGTTAGATATGCGCATGTTCAGCGAGAGACAGCTGCTTATTGCGGAGCAAATTGTAGGTAACATTGACGAAGATGGTTATCTGCGACGTGAAATAGAGGAGATAATTGACGATATTGCATTCGGACAAAACATTGAAGTGGAAGAAGACGAAGCCCTGGAAGTGTTAAAGGTAATTCATGATTTTGAACCACCCGGCGTTGGAGCACGCGATTTACAGGAGTGTTTGTTGTTGCAACTCGAAAAAAAGGATCGTACTTTCCCTGCCCTCAACAATGCTTATCATATCATCAAAAACCATTTTGATGAGTTCACCAAAAAGCATTACGATAAAATCACCAAACGTTTAAATCTCGATGATGACGAGATTAAAGACGCCATGGATGAAATATTAAGACTGAATCCCAAGCCCGGAAGCTCATACAGTAATCCGGTGCACAAGGCAATTCAATATATTATCCCCGACTTTATTTTGGAGATGAAGGACGGCGAACCTCAATTAAGCCTGAACACGCGCAATGTACCCGAATTGAGGATAAGCCGAACATACGCCAATATGTTGCAGGATTACTCTGCCAATAAAAAAAATCGCTCTCAGGATAAAAAGGAGGCCGTCATGTTTGTCAAACAAAAGCTCGACTCGGCCAAGTGGTTTATCGATGCCATTAAGCAACGGCAAAATACCCTGATGCTCACCATGAATGCTATATTGACGTATCAAAAGGAGTATTTTATCGAAGGTGACGAAACAAAGCTGCGACCAATGATATTAAAAGATATTGCTGAAATAACCGACTTGGACATATCCACCATATCGCGGGTTTCAAACAGCAAGTACATCCAAACCCATTTTGGTATATTTCCGCTTAAATTCTTTTTTTCAGAAGGGATGCAAACTGATACCGGAGAAGAGGTATCTACGCGCGAAATAAAAAAAATACTATCAGATTGTATCGAAAATGAGGACAAAAAAAAGCCGTTGACCGATGATAAGCTTGCACTCATCTTAAAAGAAAAATCGTATAACATTGCACGCCGAACGGTAGCCAAATACCGCGAACAGTTAAATATTCCGGTGGCCAGGCTGCGCAAAGAGTTGTAA